GCAGACGGTGATCGATTTATCAAAAGATTTCCCTGAGCCGAATACTATTCTTGTGGCAGAAGAGGTGATTATATGAGGAAGGAAAATGCTGTGTGGGAACGGGATTATTCCAAACGACTGGTAGCTATCGTCACTTTTTACAGTTTCTTGCCTCAGAAGTTGTTTCGACAGAAAACTGTACAGGAAcaacaattaacattttttttaaaaagttgtttcgAGACATTGTGAGACCAGGGGTCATTTTATGGATTGAGGGACTTGACCTCAGTGCCAGTCAGTGGTGCTTTAACCAGTTAAGTCCTGTAAGTCTGGAGCGTGCTTGCCGCATTGTGGACGGTCAACGTTGCACCAACCTCTTGCTAAGCCCAAGCCGCCAAGTGAGGTGCAGAGGCCAGATGTGCCCCTTTATGTCGCATGTCGGAGCCAAGGAGACCGGCTCAGATGTTCCCTAATTTGTAACTCAGCATTCAACATGTGGGAGTGAACGGTAAGGAGGTGCTTGGTCTGTTACTTAGTCAGCTTCACCCAAGGTCCCATATCCTATAGGTTCAACCATCTGTTAAGTAGTTCCCTATCCTTTTTGGAAACTTAACCAGGGAAGATCATTGCAACTTTGACCTCCTGGTAGGGCCCTGGTTTAGACATGTCCaccatattaaaaaacaaaagaaatagccctgggtggtgtggctcagtggattgagtgctgacctgtgaaccaaggggtcatcTGTTTgattccgtcagggcacatgcctgggtttcagcccAGGTCCCTGGCAGGGGGATAcgcgggaggcaaccacacattcatatttctgtccctctctttttctcttccctctctctaaaaataaataaaatcttttaaaaaataaataaataaacaaataaaataagaaaaacacaaacattaGTCCAGtggttttccattttttggcttTGGGATCcctttacattcttaaaaattgaAGCCCCCAAAATCTATTGTTCATACGGGTTTTTATCTATTTCTATTCACagtattagaaatttaaaatattaatgcacTTAAAATTACAGTAACAAATCTATAGAGATAGAGTAGATTATTGGTTGTCAGAGAATGGTGAGGGGTTGGTGTGTTGGGATTATTGCTAATAGGTATGGAgcttctttttggggtgatgctTTGTAATTTGTGGTGACAGTTGCACAGCAtaatgaatatactaaaaaccgcTAAAGTGTACACTTACAAATggcaaatgcaagggaaaaaaaccaaatggCATCttagttttattatgaaaatagttttgatgtTGCAGACCCCCTGAAAGCGTCCCAGGGACCTCCAGAATTTCctgaaccacactttgagaaacactgacttaCAGGCTTGACAGTTTGGTTTTCTCTTGCACTTCAGAAAGGGCTGTTAGGGTTTTCACATTTGTTGCCAGATATTTGGTAAGATTCCTGCCAGAAACAGTGGGAACAGCGTGGGTCACGGAGTTGGATTTCTAAGGACCAATAAATAGCTCAGATACAGGGCTTTGCTGCCAGGCCACTGATGGTAGAGATTTAGCCTCcttgtgcctccatttcctcagattttaagagaaaataatggTTGAACACACTTCCTAGGGTTGGTTTAAGGATCTGCATCTGCCTTGTGGAAATTAGGGTTGATGAATACCtgatattcaaagaaaataagataattcagccctggctgtgtggctcagttggttggagcactgtcctgtagactgaaaggtcactggttcatatgggaggcaaccaactgatatttccctctctctcctgttctctccctccccgccccccaccccacccatcatcctctctaaaagcaatggaaaatgcccttgggtgaagataaaaagagATGATTCATTTCACAGTGTATCATTTGCTTGTAGTGTACTAGCCACTGTTCTAGGTGGTAGGGATATCATGGTGAACGAGGAGATACGCATGCTCCCTGTTTTCctggagtttgtttttttgtggagaCAGGAGTGTGGAAGTGGGTCATGGTGACCAACAGCAAACAGAACTTTTAAGGGAAGACTGGGTATGAAGATCTGCATCTGCCTGGTGGAATTCGGGTAAACACCTGATattcaaagagaaataaactgaaattttttaaacttccaaACTAGACCCTTAAAAAGCAaaggagaacagaagaaaatagaacatAGAGTTTACGtcataaaaattggaaagatacTAGTGGATGAGGCAGATGATTCTATTCTTCAAGATCAGGAGGATTAAGTGAGGGTGACCTGGGGTGAAAGGTATAGTAGTAGTGATGAAGAAAACAATGGGGCTACAAAGAGAGGACCACACTTGCAGGGCCAGGTGGAAAAGGAGTTCTTAGATCagatatttttaacctttttcatctcatggcacacatcaaCTAATTACttaaattctgcggcacaccaaaaatatatattttgctgatctaacaaaaaatagatataaatttgATTCATCcataccagacagctattgttgtgttggctgttgtcatttttttgtttgacaatctaagggaaaagagaggtcagtgtccctgactaaatagtcaggtaatgcatgttttaaaaattctcgtggCACAGTGGTTGAAAATCCCTGCCTTAGATAATACAGCACCATGGCTGGCCAGGAAGCTGACACCAGTCTGCCCAAAAGGGCACTGAGGCCTGGAGTTAGCTCTGGTGGCTGTTGTGCATGGGCACGTTTCACGTGCTCACTGGAATGACGAGGCTTGCTCTTCAGAAGTTGCCTTGAGCAGACAAAAAAAGGAATAGTAtattaatgtttaaaacaaaacaaaatatgttaatCTCTAGAGCACGAATTCTCAAAATGTGATTTGGAGATCCTTGGCCTCTGCAAAGTTAAAACTGTTTTCATAATAATACCAAAATGTTATTTCCCTTTCATTCTTACCCTCTCATAAGTGTATGGTGACATTTTCCACAGTCTACATAGTACGTAGACACAATCAGAACAGTGGTTACCTCTTGGGAGCTGGGGTCAGGACATGACTGGGAAGGGCCCAGAGGGAATTCTCTGAGGTGCTGGTAATGTCCTATTTCTTTAAAGGAGTTTGGGTTTTACAGGCCTATGCATTTGCCAGAGCATGACATTGTTTTCCAACTGTGTGATTCTCATGTTGGAACTTTTTGTAAGATTTTGTTTCTAAGATGTTTGAAAATCATGGACTTGTGAAAAATGCCCAGGTTTTGCAACATCAGAAAGACCTGTGTTTAAGCCTGACACTGCTACATACTATGTTTATGACTTTAGACAAATAATAGCATTTAGCAGAGTACCTGACATGTCATAAGCACCTAATAGATATTTGTAATGTGACTGAATGAACTAATATTATTATTCTGAGCTCTAGTTTTGTACTAAGTccaaaaaatctcattttaatttgcttcatCAAGATTTAGAGGGTTTCTAGGTGAGTTCCCTTTTGATGGCAAACTGAAGCATAGAACAGAAAAGATGCTTTTTGTTTGAGTTTGCTTAGTTGTTAAGTACCGGGGAATAGTCATGGGTGTAAGTTTGGGTGGGACACAAAGGGGACACAGTGACCTCTGACATCTGCCCTTGTATCTCTCATCTGTCCTACAAACACATCAGCTGCTTTCTGTGTTGGTggcttcatctgaaaaatgggaatcATATTACTACTTTCCAACAGGATTGTTATCACAGTTAAATGAGGTAGTTTTGAAGAGTACCTGAACTCACGACAGATGCTCGCTAAATGTTAGTCGCCTCTTCTGTTTTTCATCTCTCCCAACTGTTTTCCCTGAAATAACCCCCCCTCCAGAAACATGTGTGAGTGCTAATATAATCTTCCTATCTGAATGATCCTTCAGTGTTCTCTCAAATGCCCTATgttaataattgatttttatttgctattcttccccaacacacacaagtCCAAATTCACAACACTGAGGATTGCACACTTTCATTGGCTGGACTTGAATTTATTGGGCCCCAAATGTTTTCGAAATCCATGAACTGTAGCCTAAGAGGAGTCTTCCATGGCTTGCAGAGTTGGATTCTGTTGGCAATTGTTTAGTGGTTGGACCTCAGCTATCTCCTGGATGGCTGTATGAGCTGTGCAGGTTGAGGCTCTCTATGCCTGGGACGGCTCAAGAGGCCTGGTCCTATGTTCCCTTGGCGCGgctttctccctgctcccctcagcGCGGGAGATGAAGGATCAGTACCAGCCACTGCAGAGTCCATGATAATCCAAGTGAGGAAGTAGTCATGTCACCTGGTCAATTTGATGatgtcctcttctttttttatataaagattttatttatttacctttagagagagggaaagggaggaagaaaaggagggagggaaacagcagTGTGGGAGAGGTATCCATCTGTTGCCCCGggcaagcccccaactggggacatggcccgcaacccaggcctgtgccatgacccaggcctgtgctgtgACCctgaatcaaaccggcaacctttaggtttgcaggcaggcactcaacccCGCCACACTAGCAGAGGAGGGTTGTCTTTCTGAGAGATACCTTTCAACTCCAAGTTGTTATCAGAAGAGCTTTGGGCTCCCTTTGCAGCTGGTGGCCTCTGGACCCTTCACTTCAGACAGGATCCGGGGCACTCCTTATGCCAGGCGGCCTCAGGCTGCAGCCATTCCAGACATTCCCCGTTCCTGGCCACCACAGGCTGTGCGTCTGAgacctccctccccacactcaCATCTCAGTTATTCCTATAAAATGCTCCACCGCTGGACCATGAGGCCAGTTATTTTTATGTAgcaataaattcctagaagtgtaAATTTGGCTAGGCTATACTATAGTATTCAGTAGAAACTAATCTGTGTTGCTGTGAAGATCTTTTGCAGACATGGTTAGCATCCGCAATCATTTTAAGTGAACATTATCCCAGATAATCTGGTGGACCTCATCCAGTCAGTTGAAAGACTTAAGAGCAAAATTGACTCTGTATGGAATcattttatgtggaatctaaaattgTAAAGTCAtgctcatagaaacagagtagaatagTGATTGCCAGGAACTGGGAAGTGCAAGAAATGGAGAGATGCTGGTAAAAGGCTACAAACTTCTATTGATAAAGTAAATTTCGAGGATCTGAGATACAGCATGGTTActatagttgataatattgtattgtataattgtaaattgaaatttgctgagagtagACCTTAAGCtcacaaaactttttaaagggtaattatgtgagatgatggatgtgCTAATTAATTTGATTGTGAatcctttcacaatatatacatatatcaaattatgTTGTATACTTAAacatattatacttttatttgttaattatacttcaataaagcttgggaaaaaatttaaagaaactgaagttaCTAACAGTATAAATTTTGATGACCTAACAAATTAATTtgcgggggcggggcagtggggagaggaaaaCTGAAGTTTCTGGCAGGGGAGTTTTCAGAAACTCCAGACTGCCGGCCTGCCCTACAGAGTTCAGACTTGCCTAGCCAGACTCTACAGTTGCAGAAGCCAGTTCTTTGCAATAAATGTTTTTACGTATATATGTACGTATATCTCCTACTGGTCCTTTCTCATAAAATCCGACTAATAAATACAGCCAGTAGCTTTACTAATTTAATTAAACaagtagccctggttggtgtggctcagtggattgagttctggtctgtgaaccaaaaggttgccagttcaattcccagtcagggcacatgcctgggttgcaggccaggtccctacatgggggtgtgggagaggcaactgatagatgtatctcttgcatattcacgcatcaatgtttctttccttctcttcctcctttcccttctctctaaaataaataaaatctttaaacaagtAAAGGTTAGGTATTAACTCTGTCAAGTTTTACTCAATACCCACTCTCCATACAAACTAACCTATATCttcactcatttgttttattccttttttcttaaagtttcttGCTCCAATAACTTCATAACCTCCTCTCCAGTCACTTCTGAAACCTTATTCCATCAGTTATCTCCTCTTTCCTGAGTCTTCGGCCTCTTCCTCTACTCTCTTTCTTCATCATATAAACATGCTTATGTCTCTCTGTCTAGAAAAAACCCTCCTTCCTACATCCTTTATAACTATGACTTGCCTACTTTTTGGCTTATTAGAGCCAAACTTATCCAGCTCTTGCAGCCTGTATTTCCTATTCATTCCTTAGCCAATTGCAGCCTGGCTCCATCTACCCTCAATCTACTGAAATTTTGTCAAGATACTTAATGACCTGATTGTCAAGGCCAAGGAAACTGAAGTTTGTCCTTCTGTTGACTTAGTGGCATTAACCACCCCTTGAaatttctctcttgctttctggcacattattcctcatttcctttacCTCTAAGACCACtccacttttaatttctttaaccGATTATTCTTCTTTGGaccaacaattaaaaattgataTTCTCCAATCCTCTGACTTCGGCTCTCTCATTTTATATGCCCATAGTTTCCCTGGGAGACTTCTACACTCATCACTTGAACTGCATTACCTATGTGCCAATGACTCCTGAATTAAAAAGGAGtcataatataatttaataaatataattaaattatatttattcccAAATATCCCTCTGCCTAATGTTGGATCTCAACCAGGGTGTATGACAGATTCATCAAAATGCAACAGGTCcaaaagttaattaatttttttcttttgtgttcccCCCTCTTGGAAAAtatccctctctccccagttgCCCACGTTACAGATGTGGTGGTTCTCCTAGACTCTCTTCCTTCACTCACTCTCATTCTTTCAGTTATTGAGTTCTTCTGAGTCTACTCTCCCCCTCAAATCCCTCaaattcttactttttctttcttccttatattACTGCCTTTGTAAAGAcatttcatcattaaaaaaatagattttatttatttatattttaggggggggagggaaaaggagggggaaacatcagcatgtggctgtctctcgagtgccccctgctggggacctggcatacaacccaggcatgtgccctgacgcgAGATTGAACCTACCACCTCgtcatatcaggacaacactctaaccaactgagctacccagccagggctgacatgcCCTTTTTTTGAGGATGGTGTTGGCAGCATAGAAGCTGTGAGGAAGTGGTGGCTTCCTAAGGAAGGAGCCCCAGGTCTGAGAGAGCTAAGCAGGGATACCAAGGCTTATGGGTAAAGGTGGGGAGGAACTAGACTGGGATAATAGTCAGAGTCCTTGACGCGTTAGGGTAAACTTTGGGAATCAGGTGGGTTCTGGGAAAGAACAAAGGATAATTGTCCAGAGCACCCATATACAGTGAGTGGGCTAAGGTCAAGAGAGTGAGGTAACAGCCTTGGTGAAGAGGTGGCTTCTCAAGGAGAGGGGAGGacaaggggagggaagggctggagaGTGGAAAATGTTGGCTTTTGGCAGTAAGTCACAACAAGGCCTTACCCTCAGCCTCAGAACTCCAATTTGGGTAAACACTGTCAGGAGCTATCCTTGAAAAATGAGCTGGTGCAAGTCAGAATCTTATCTCCTATTGGTAAACAATGAAGAAAAGTCCAAAACTTTAACACCTTTCCCTCATCCTCCCATACTCATACTGCCCCAGATTGAAATCCTACAGATAGCCAAGAGTGAGATTCACACATACATACCCAGAGTCAGGAGGTGGATCCCAGCTGGAGACACCCACATACACACTAGCTTTAGccatgtccttttatttttttaattgtgccTTGTGGATGGGGTTAGTGGTAAGTGGGttctcccacccccccactgcATTGCCCCCCTgcccaggaggaggctggggctcagCAGCTGCTGCATTCACTGGGGTAGATGTCCCAGTGCAGGCCAATGGCATTTATAAGGGAGCCAGCTCGGCCACTGATGAATCGAAGCACGGTGTTGGGGTACAAGGGGACAGCGTTGAAACTTGTGCCTGTGTCCTTCCCAAAAGGCAGGTAGCGGCCCTTGTCAGTCACGAAGACCAGCTTCCTCAGATAGTACTTGTACTTGCCAGACACCTGGATCACTGATTCCCCAGGGTGCAGAAAGATCTCCTCCATGTCTCCCTGGGTGCCACCCACATAGTCGCTCCACACCTTGCCATAGCGCACCTGAAGACTGGGGACAGGGTGAGGATGGAAGAAAGGGAGACGCTGAGTTGGGCGATCAGAACTCAGGACCTCTTGGCCTACGCACTGAGACCTTCAAACTGGCGACAGGGATGATAAGTCTCCTGCCAGTCCCACAGTCTATGAGGGCTGGGTGAGCCCTTGGAGATCATACAGGGAACTTCAACTCCTCATGTTGACCACAAACAGGCtcacaaaggaaaaacaacttgcccagagtcacctAGACAGTAAGTGTCAGAGTTGGAGCTTGAGGTCTAGACTCCCACCTGGCCCCCCACCCACTACCTGAAGGAAACAAagcaatttttcaaatatttgaaaggcTCTCATGAGGGAAAAGACTGGTCCAGGATGCAGATCCAGGATCAGAAGGATGCAGGTTTTGAGAGAGGCATCATGCAAAGACAGGGGATGCCAGAGGGGATTTAAACCTTGaatggggccctggccaggtagctcagttggttagagcattgacCTGATACACcacagttgtgggttcaatccccggtcagggcacatacaagaaagtaaccaatgaatacataaataagtagaacaacaaattgatatctctctctttccctgcatctcaacccaataaataaaaataaataaaccttggATGGGGGCCAAACTAGACAACCTCCAGGCCCCTGAGAACATATGGTATATGATTTACCCAAGGTCACTCATGTTTGGGTTATAGGGGTTTCAGCAGTGCAGGTCTCGATCCCAGCCTCTAACAACTTCCACTTACTGCATCATCCCTGGTCTTGTTGATTGAAACGGGTGTGACCCAAAGTGACTGAGAACTTCCCAATTAATAAGATCCTAGAAGGTCCCCCAATCACAGAAATTCAAAGAATCTTACCCTACGATGTAGTATCTGTTGACTCGGACACGGATGGCAGTGATGGGGCCATCCATCTGGTTGCCAGAATGAGAGAATCGTTCTCCACCACCGCCTCCATACTCTCCATTATAGGAGGAGGACCTAGCCTGAACTGTTGGAGACAGAAATTCTCTGAGAGCTCAGTTTCTCCCGACCATCCCTATTCCCCCCACAACTCAATTCCCACCATCCCGAGCCTGCCTCTGAAAGCCGTGGCCACCAGCAGTGACCCTCGTACTGGGCTCCTGGCTTCTTACTTACTGGCATTGGCATAGGCGGATGCACAAAGAAGGGCGAGAAGAGCGATGGTCAACATTCTGGAGCTggaatgggaaggaaggagaaagtgaagatTTACCCTTTCCCTTGGGACTTTATTTATCCAAGCATCTCTGACCTCCAGTAGAGACTCAGGCTTCTTGGTCCTTCAAGTCAGACCTAGCCCACCTAGTCATGGGCTTTGAAAGAGTTGTCCATGGTCTCCAGTCCTGTTCCTTGCAGGTACTCCTGCTGTGTCCTTaacccctctgcctctccctggtCAGCCTGTAGCCAAACTCCCTCTTTTGTCCGAAGCCCTAACACTCTCTCTGGATTAAACTGTGTCAAGCCCTGTTGCCTCCTGGCACAACGTAGGAAAGgacttttctaaagaaaaagtagagccctgactggtgttgctcagtcgGAGGGACAgagtcccacaaagtgaaagttcctggtttgattcccactcagggcacatgcctgggttttgggcttgGGGCCCATCTGAGGGgcaactgatcggtgtttctctccctctctttctccctcctgtcccctctccctaaaaataaatttaaaaatttaaaaataaaaataaaatgaaatgaaaaagtagaGGAGATCTCCAAATAATAGAAATGGTTGGGTTTGCCAAACAGGAATTTGAGAAAACCTAACTGAAGTCCACCTGTGGTAGATTGGCCTGGCCTATGGGGCATCTGGGGCATAGTTTAAATTCCTACCTTCACCCTGGtctaagaaggaaaagaacattttagaggtgtgtctctgtgtcactTGGAGAGTGAAGGCCGTGACAGAGGAGACTGTGCTGACCCTAGTTTCTAAGCAGGTCTGGTGGGCGTGGGATAGACTGAAAAATTGTAGGATTTGGAACCAGCTTAAGATACTAGATCCTGGGTACCTGGTCTATTTGTCATAACTCTTCCTCCATTAACACATATTTGGCCATATCCATGCTCCTGAGCATCCCAAGTGTGATGGACATCTCCAGTCCTTCAGCTGAGACCCAGATATCGATGTACCTATGTCTAACTCAGATCCAGATGCCCCAGTTAACTGACACCCAAGCCTCCCCTCTGCTGTTCAATCCAGGCAGGCTCTCCTCCCACTCAGCTTGAATTCCCCTAACTCAAATCCAGGCATCCTGTCACCCTTAGCTCAGGCCTCAGCCACCCCTCACCTGGCAGTTTCAGGTACCAAGCAACTCCCAGAATCTGCCAGGTCTTTTATACCAGGCCTAAGCCTTGCCCCTGCTCCTTATCGTGTGAACCTCGCCTCCTGGGCAAACATGATCAATCTCTTAGGGTCAGTTGTCAGGCAGGGTCTAGAACATCTtatcctgcccctcctcccaggccttaCAGGTGGCAGGGTGGGGTCCACTCAGGAGGAGCAGTATAAACCTGAGAAAAGGTCTCCAAGTAAATAGCCAACAGCTTTCAATGGGCACATTTACTAATCACCTCTGGGTGTAGCCTAAGGTTCTCCCTCCTGTATTGAATGTTTGCTGGCACTCTCATCTGCAATCTGTCATCTTTAGGGATGACATTGCCCTCTCTTGCCATTTGAAATACCAGTTCTCCTAGAAAGGAATTGCACTGTCCACGTATTATACTTAGGAGGGCCTGCTATTTGCCAGACAATATTTTTCCTCTCTATCctgatattttatatgaaaaaaatcaaacatatggAAAAGTTGGAAGAGTTGTACAATAAGTACTAATCATGTAGATTTTACCATGGTTAAATTTTGTTGTActtgcttccccctcccccgcatCCATCCTCAAACTTACAGACCCTTCacaatcattttctttctgcaaaGGGCGACTTGGGGCTGCAGGTGGACACTGAACATCTGCAGATCCTCTTCTGGGAACACACAGAGTCAATCCAGTGGGCACGTGGGAAGGAAGCTGAGGGACTAAGAGTAAACACATCCTCCTGCAGACGCTGTCTGGGCTCAAGGCCCTCAGGACCCCTAGGGCTATAGCCCTGAGGCTGTAGACTACACAGAACAATTGTTCTTTTCAGTAGGTCTTAAACTTCCCCAGGGTTGATATCAGAGATTTCTCATCTTTGCAGGCCCTTCTCTGCTAAGAtcattcctctccaccccaaATCCCTAGGACCGATTCTTAAGTTCTACTTCGTGACCCCTCTAGGGTTGGGCCTCTAACCCTGAGTCTGCAGGTCCTTCCTAGTGGGGAGAAGGATGGCGCCTTAGTTATCAATGACCATCATCAAGGCATTCAGAACACCCCACCCCTTACAAGCTCACCACCTGGGACTGAGCACTCCCCCAAGGAAACAAAGGGAGCCTCACCCTGCACTGGAAATAGAGTGGGAATCCTGGCAGGGGGATTCCGGGTGCCAGGAGGATGGCCAGGGATGCCACGTCTGAACTCTCCTCCCCAACCGTCTCCAAGTCCAAGATAGATGTGTCCAGGTGGCATGACTTCTACCTCATTCCAGCCATTCTGTTTTGTATGTCCCTATCCTCTCTGGTTGCCTTTCTTTCCAAATTCTCTCATGTTAAACCAAAGACTTAACTTCTGTGGCTGAAATCCTTTTTCAAAGAAAGTTTATTGAGCTATATGCTAATCAGAAAAGGAGCAGGTGCTGGGGCATGAACTACCAGCAGCAGGGCTAGGTGGAAAAGACAGTGTGTCCACTGTCCTAGAGATCCCCTGGAGGGATCTTTTATACATTATGTTCTGGGGAAGGAAGATGTAAGttgtttttgaaagaatttacacTGGCTACAGATAAGAGGGG
This sequence is a window from Phyllostomus discolor isolate MPI-MPIP mPhyDis1 chromosome 3, mPhyDis1.pri.v3, whole genome shotgun sequence. Protein-coding genes within it:
- the ZG16 gene encoding zymogen granule membrane protein 16, which gives rise to MLTIALLALLCASAYANAIQARSSSYNGEYGGGGGERFSHSGNQMDGPITAIRVRVNRYYIVGLQVRYGKVWSDYVGGTQGDMEEIFLHPGESVIQVSGKYKYYLRKLVFVTDKGRYLPFGKDTGTSFNAVPLYPNTVLRFISGRAGSLINAIGLHWDIYPSECSSC